The genomic window gtccGCCTGAGCTGGAACGTCTTCCCAAGCACCCGCATGGTTAGTCCGCTGGTCCATCGCAACAATTTGTTCGAGCAAAAGCTGATTCACTCCTAGGAAGCGTCGAGATTGGTCGTCCCCATTGGTGCCCTCTACACCCCGCTCAAGGAGAAGCCCGACACGCCCCTGCTGCAGTTCGAGCCCGTCACCTGCAAGCAGCCATGCCGCTCGGTCCTGAACCCCTTCTGGTATGCAATGCTGCCCCCCCTCGTAAGGGCTTCCCCCACCGAGACGATGCCGCTCACACCCCACCAGCCAGGTCGACGTGCGCGCCCGCCTCTGGATCTGCCCCTTCTGTCTGTCGAGGAACCCGCTTCCGCCGCATTACAAGGATATCACCGCCAATGCCATCCCCCCCGAGCTGCATCCGTCCAATACGACCATTGAGTACAGGCTCtcacggccggcgccgagtccTCCCATCTTTCTTTATGTCGTGGACACGTGCCAAGAGGAGGACAGCTTGGCCGCCCTCAAGGAGTCTCTGATTATGAGTCTCAGCCTCCTGCCCGAGCACGCCCTGGTTGGCCTGATCACCTACGGAACCATGGCCCAGGTGCACGAGATCGGCTACACCGAGTGCGCCAAGTCGTACGTCTTCCGCGGCAGCAAGGAGTACAGCGCCAAGCAGGTTCAGGAAATGCTCGGCTTGGTGCAGCCTGTCCTTCGCCCGGGGATGCCTCCTCACCAGGCCGGCCGGCCCATGATGGGTCCCGCCGCTCGGTTCCTGCTCCCGGTTGCGCAGGCCGAGTTCCAGCTGACCAAAGCACTGGAGCAGCTGCAGAAGGACCCTTGGCCGGTTACCAGCGATCGCAGGAACCTCCGCTGCACCGGTGTTGCCCTCTCGGTCGCCGTCGGCTTGCTCGAGACGTCATTCCAGAATGCCGGTGGGCGGATCATGCTCTTTGCCGGTGGCCCCGCGACCGAGGGCCCTGGCATGGTGGTCGGCCCCGAGCTGAGGGAGCCTATTCGGTCCCATCATGACATTGACCGTGATAATGTCAAGTACTACAAGAAGGCACTTAAGGTACGAGTCGGAATCTTGCAGAAGAGCGCGAGTGAGTAAGGGAAACGAAGGCTGATATCGGACAGTTCTATGACAATCTCGCCAAGAGAGCCGCTCACAATGGCCACACCGTCGACATCTTTGCTGGCTGTCTCGACCAAGTCGGTCTCCTGGAGATGAAGGGGCTCTGCAACTCCACCGGCGGCCACATGATCTTAACGGACAGCTTTACTTCGTCCATGTTCAAGCAGTCATTCATCCGCATATTCGAGAAGGACGCAGACGACAACCTCCTGATGGGCTTCAATGCCGTTCTCGAGGTTCTGACGACCAAGGAGCTCAAAGTAACCGGTCTCATCGGCCATGCTGTCTCGCTGAACAAGAAGTCGACATCGGTGGGCGAGACGGAGTGCGGTATCGGCAACACGTGCTCCTGGAAGATGTGCGGCATTGATCCCAAGGCCAGCTATGGCATTTATTTTGAGATCGCCCAGGGCGGCCCGTCACAGCACCCGCAAAGCCAGAAGGGCATGATACAGTTCCTGACGTACTACCAACACTCGTCAGGCCAGTTCCACCTCCGCGTCACCACGATTGCCCGGAACCTAAGCGGTCCGGCCGGCGATCCTGCGATTGCGCAGTCGTTCGACCaagaggccgccgccgtgctgatGTCCAGAATCGCCGTCTTCAAGGCCGAGGTTGACGACGGACCCGACGTGCTTCGCTGGGTAGACAGGATGCTCATCAGACTGTGCTCGAGGTTCGCTGACTACCGCAAGGACGACCCATCGTCCTTCCGCCTGGAAAAGAACTTCACCTTGTACCCGCAGTTCATGTTCCACCTGCGGAGGAGCCAGTTCCTGCAGGTATTCAACAACTCGCCGGACGAGACGGCCTTCTATAGGCATGTCCTCAACCACGAGGACGTCAGCAACTCGCTCATCATGATCCAGCCCACCCTGGACTCGTACACGTTCGATCAGGAAGGTGGAGTTCCAGTGCTCCTGGATTCCACGTCCATCCAGGCGACCCACAttctcctcctcgacacTTTCTTCCACATCCTCATCTTCCACGGCGAGACGATTGCCGAGTGGAGGAAGGCGGGCTATCAGGACCAAGAGGGCTACGAGAACTTTGCAGCTCTCCTAGAGCAGCCGAAGGAGGATGCTCGGGTAAGCTTCCTCCCCCCCCACCGTTCTTCCCCATCCCTCCTGGCACCCTGCCGTCCCACTAACCGGCCGTATCTAGGAACTCATCATGGATCGTTTCCCTCTTCCCCGCTTCATTGTCTGTGACCATGGCGGCTCCCAGGCGCGTTTCCTCCTGTCCAAGCTCAACCCGTCGACCACACACACCTCGGGCGCCGGAGCGTacggcggcgtgggcgcgcAGAGCGCGCAGACCATCTTCACGGACGACGTGTCCCTGCAAACATTCATGGAGCATCTGATGAAGTTGGCTGTTAGCGGCACGAACTAGACGGTCCGGGATGCGGGTTATGTGCCAACCGCTGGGACCGGGCAGGTCACCAAATGGGGGGTGGGGGGTTGGTTGAGTTGGGCGATGGGAACCGGTGCTCCGTGTCTGGCCCAGGCCATATTTAGAGAGAAGGCTCTGTGTGATTGTCTAGCGTCAGTTTTATATGCCAACTGGTATTCCCAAGAGTTACGACTGCTTCCGTAAGGTACTGTACGTGGGCCGGCAGCTGCCTGTAGCCTATGCTTTGGGCGCGTTGCTGAGCCAAGCGTCCGCCGATGTCCGATCAGTCTTTCTTTGAGCTGATGGAAGGTGCGGTGGAGTAAGGCCGGACAGTGGATTTATCGAGGTCATTGGAAGGCATCCGTCTACCATTTCAAGAAGGACCATTGCTAGGTACCTACCAGGTAATCAGCCCGGACTTCCAGGGCATAACacggccctcctccttcctgGCCGTAACATGACCTGCTCCTTCCCAGGGGAGGAGCCCTTTTATAAACCGTCCAGCCGAGCGTCGAGCTTCGAACATCTGAACATGGGAAGGGCTACCACTTGGCCAACTCCTTGGACAGCCACTTAGACAACCACTTGGACAACCACTTGGACAACCACTTGGACAACCACTTGGACAACCACTTGGACAACCACTTGGACAACCACTTGGACAACCACTTGGACAACCACTTAGCAACCCCTTTGACAACAACCAGGCTTCTTTTCGATCTGGTGTTGAAGTCCAGGACAACAACACGCAACCACACTCTGTtgtgggcggcgggcagcggaATATGACCCACCTCTCCTCTCTCCCAAGTGTCTCCTCAACGGAGGCCGGTTACTGTCTTGGAGATCGCGACATTAGTTTAGAATCAACAATCTCTCCATGACTATCGTGGCTTCGGGAATGCTTGTGATGCAACTTGTTTGGCTTCGATGTCACCGGTGGAACTGCAATCGGCGCTGCCAAGCGCATTTGCTCAACTGGGCTGAGCTTTCGGCGGGGCCCCGCTGTGGCTGGAACCGTTTCTCTCCATTCAAAGtgtggctgccgccgctgctgccccgCTCATGCCGAAAAAAACCAGCCACAACTCCCCAAAATCTTAGGGCAGCCAGGTAAAACCCACAACACCGATTTTTTGATTTCGTCGTCTTGATCTCGGCACGGCTGCACCCCTTCCCAGCAACACCAACCGAGTCCGTCCTTCTCGCAACCAGCCGTCACCATGCGTAAGTCGCGGTCGTGAATTGATCTTGGCTGACCCGCCAAAATCGCTAATGGACGTTGTGTGCAGCTCCCAAGTTCGACCCCAACGAGATTAAGATCATGTAAGGACCTACCTTTCACGATGCGGGCGCTCACGTCGCGAACGAGCTCTCCCCCAGAACGACCGGAGGAACGATCGGAAAACTGACGACGATTTGTGCGCAGCCACCTCCGGGCGACCGGTGGTGAGGTGGGTGCCTCTTCGGCCCTTGCCCCCAAGATCGGCCCTCTCGGTCTGTCGCCGAAGAAGGTCGGTGAAGATATCGCGAAGGCGACTGGCGACTGGGTATGAGATATTCACCCCCCAACCCCGCTCGTGCTTTTACGCGCGTGCAGCAAGGAAGACCGGAGTTCTGACGGGAGGCGCTCCCTTCTTTTTCCTCGCGCCATGGTACATACAGAAGGGTCTCCGCGTGACGGTCAAGCTCACGATCCAAAACCGCCAAGCCCAAGTGTCGGTCGTGCCGACGGCGTCATCACTCATCATCCGGGCGCTCAAGGAGCCCCCTCGCGAccggaagaaggagaagaacaTCAAGCACAACAAGTCGGTTTCCCTGGACGAGATCATCGAGATTGCGAGGACGATGAGGTTCAAGTCCTTCTCCAAGACCCTGAAGGGGGGCGTCAAGGAGATTCTGGGCACCGCCTTCAGCATCGGCTGCCAGGTGGATGGCAAGAGCCCGAAGGCGATCAGCGATGCGATTGAGGCGGGCGAAATTGACAGTACGTTTTCATTCACTCATCGCCTCGGAGGTTTTGGTTGCTGGGGTGCTCGAACGAGTGGTTTCGCTGACTCGGTCACAGTTCCTGAGGAGTAAAAACTCTTCGTCAATGAAGGTCGGTTTGGGAAATTCTTGGCATGTGATTAGGCGTTCAGGGCTTGCTTTACACCAGGCTTGCCAGACAACGGCAAAAATGCAAATCAAAAGAACGATTTTCATGGCCGAGTATGGCTGTCCTTGCCAGAGCTCGAGTCGTGCTGGGAAAGAGAGGGCCGACTGTGCTGCTTGCCCTTGGACGACTTCATATCCGGCGTCCCCCGACACCCCGCCCAGATGGAACTCAAAAACCGAGTTGCTCCCCCCTGGCTGTTCACTCCGGAATAGACCGCTCTTCCATGGTCGTTTCGGCTCTTTGTGCTCAGGAAGATCGAGGTATTTTGACGTCCTATTACTCACCATGGCTTTCGTGGGCACTCTGTGCTGTGGAAGTCGAGGTCCATCTTTCAGGTCGACATCTGTTTTCTTCCCGCCAATCCTCCGGCTGCTGTGCGACAGACATGCCATGGTTTTACAGTTTTGGATCTCGCGAGCTGGCAAATCAAAGCCCTTTCCGTGGCACGAATGATTCTTCAGTGAGTATAAGCGTTTTCCGACGCCATGCATGGTCCGGCGGCCTCAGCGGATCGATCTGTGTTTCCCCGGGTCTTCCAGCGGCGATCTTGCTCGCCTGGCTACACTTGTCGTGTCTGATCCCAACCAAGCCTTGGAAATATACAGGAGGAAGGCTGGCTGGGCAAGTTGAGCTTTTGGCGGATCCCCTCCGTCCTTGAATGTCGCGCGCGTATTCCGTATACGATAAGAGATATTCTGTTCCGATGTGGAGGGCCTGCAGGCCCTTGCAGAGTGTGTAATCTGTGAATTGGTTTGGGCTGGGTGCTGATGGGTTTCTCGTCGCACTCTGCTTGTACACTGGTGTACGACACACCACCGGGCGGGTCAGTGTGTCTCGGGTCGCATTCCGCGGCGCAGCCGTGGAGGGCCGACATGGCTCCGCTTACTGCGTACTTCACGCAGTGTTTGTTCTCTTTTTATCCTCTCAACGGAGTCGTATGTCGCACTCTTGTTGGTTTTTTTTCCTGCCGAGGCTGCCGGGCATTTGCCATGTCCGCCTGgtccccggcggcgcatGACATGAAACGGCTGGGCGCGGTAGTTGAACGTCGGCGCATCGTACACTATAATTATGTATAGTAGTACATACATACACGTACATTCGGATGTTGGAGTTGTCGAGAAAGGTCCCGGCGCGTGTGAGCTTGCCAGCGGAGTGGAGAAGGCGACCGTTGGTTCCAATGGTGATGGGCAACATTCCCGCTTGGGCCTTGCTTTTGCTTGCTCGTCAAGCTCTGTGTGCAATCCATTCTTGGAACGTTTGGCGCAACGTGGAGCGGCAAGGACGGGTTTGCTTGACCGTCCGTGTATGGGCCGGGGGTTGTTGGGGGTTTGAGATCGGCGTCTAACTCTATCACTTGGCTGCTTGGCACGCCACGCCATAACCACACCGTACGCAGTGTACGGAGTAGTCCGGGGTTCTCTCTGTCAGACGGGTGCTGATCTCCTGCCgagatggatggatggatatGGATGAGTGGATGTTGATGAATCCGCCAGAGCCGGCGTGCTGCAGAAGGCAGAGGGAATCTTCAGGTTTTGCCCGTCCATACACTGGATTTGATCAGCAAGATCTGTGTTCGACATCTGCCCTGGAGACTGAATCTCTTGGCTGCCGCCCGCTTGTTGGgcggtagacgttaaagaggtcccgccaagactaatttcggccaattgtcggcaatgtttttacaccgtcagtacatcgccaagatcgccaaggTGTTTAcgctatcgccaagggttagttcgccgggggtacgggggacggcgctagccccctgctagttaggatttaggttaaggttaggattcgggttatagttagggtgcgggttatcttcgttttctttttttttcgatttggttgaggtattgtaaagttgttgttgcgagtcttcGTGGTTttacattgttgatgttgctctaagttGTGGCGATcccgctcacccttggcgaattgtaattacttgtaagcggcaacctccgaaattagtcttggcgggacctctttaaccACGACCTGTTGGGCTGCGGCGCTGCAACCGTTTTCGTCCCCACACTCCATTCCCTTCCCGCAGCAGGGGTGTTTTGGGGCATTTCATTTGGATGCAAATAGAGAAAAGTGAAATCAGCGAGCCGAGAACGGGCACAGTTGAGGTTGGTTGTGGTTGTGAGCCCTCTGGAAAACACTAGAACAGTACCTGTGGATCCCCTTGGTTCGATTTTCTTTCGCTTCGAATACACGTACCATCTTCATGTGA from Thermothielavioides terrestris NRRL 8126 chromosome 1, complete sequence includes these protein-coding regions:
- a CDS encoding 60S ribosomal protein L12, whose translation is MPPKFDPNEIKIIHLRATGGEVGASSALAPKIGPLGLSPKKVGEDIAKATGDWKGLRVTVKLTIQNRQAQVSVVPTASSLIIRALKEPPRDRKKEKNIKHNKSVSLDEIIEIARTMRFKSFSKTLKGGVKEILGTAFSIGCQVDGKSPKAISDAIEAGEIDIPEE